CCCCCTGCCAGCCCGCGGGAAGCGCCACCAGCTCCTGCTGCAGGTCGCGCCAGTTGGCGAGGTCGAGATAGCGCCCCCAGACCTCGAAGGGATTCTGCGGGGGCCGGGGCGCGGGCGGCGCGCCGCTCGGGGCCACGACGATCACCACCGCCGCGTCGGCGTCGTCGTAGATGGCCGCGCGAAGCGGATGCATCGAGAAGGCGACGGCATCCACGAAGTCGCGGCCGCCGATCCGCGCCGGCTCGAAGAGCACGGGAATCGCCGACGACGCGATCGCCGCCTCCACCACCTCCTCCGGGCCCACGAGCGGGATCACCTCGCCCAGCGAGGCCTCGACGCGCGCATGGAAGCGCGCCTTGGTGGCGGGCCAGTTCACGAAATGGGCGACGCGGCCGTTGTCCAGCGCGAGCGCGCTCAGGATGAGATGGGTCTCGCCCGGCCAGAGGCGTTCCAGGCGTCGCACTCCGATCAGGCGCGCCAGCAGGCGCCGCCGCGCCGCGCTCCCCCAGATCCCGCGGCCGTCGGTCTCGGGCATGAGGAGGAAGAGAACGCGGCGGGCGATGGCGCCCGCGCGCTGGGAGCGGGTCACGAACCACACGCCCGCCGTCACCGCGAGCAGCGTGGCGCTGAAGCGATGGGGCCAGGGCCAGCCGAGGAGCCACGTCGTGAAGTGCGCGATCGACCAGAGGAGGAGGATGATCGAGCCCCAGAGCCGGCCCCGGCGCTCCGAGTCGGGGTCGCCGAACCGAGCGAGAAACTTCTCCCATTCGCGCGAGGAGCGGAGCAGCGCGAAGCCGCCGGCCGCGACCAGGAGCCACGCGAGGATGTCGAGGAAGGACGACGTGGGCCAGAGCCCGACCGGCGCTCCGTGGTGGAACAGGGCGAGGAAGCTCAAGTCGGAGGATCCGGTCACGCTCACCAGGGCCTGCAGCAGGCCGAGGACGAGAAGGAGGCCGCCCGCGGCCCGCAGCGCGACCGTCGTCCAGCGCATGCCGATCTCCGCGGCGTCCACGTGCCGCCAGACGCGCTCGAGCGCCGAGGTCTTGAAGTCGTGCGCGACCCAGGCGACCGCGTTCAGCGCGCCCGCCGAGGCGCCCGAGACGATCGCCGGGCGTAGCCCGATCCGTTCCAGGGTGCGGAGAACGCCCGTCTCATACGCGGCCAGCGCGCCCCCGCCGGAGAGCACGACCGCGATGCGCTTGAACGGCAGGTCGGAACGAAGCCGGCGCGCCATGGCGCCATCATACGGGATTGTCCGCGGAAACCGGAGCCGGTACGCTCACGGGCTCATGCCCAAGGCCAAGCGTCCGACCGGACCCGACTACATCGATCACGCCGTGCGCCACCTGCGCGACGCCGATCCCACGCTCGCCAAGCTCATGGACCGCGTCGGGAACTGCGGCTTCCACGCCACCCGCTCGACCAAGAGCCCGTTCCTGGCGCTCGCCGAGTCGATCGCCTACCAACAGCTGAACGGCAAGGCCGCGGCCACGATCTGGGGCCGCTTCGACGCGCTCTATCCCGGCACGGGCCCCACGCCCGAAGGGGTGCTCGCGACCTCCGACGAGGCGATGCGCGGCGCCGGGCTCTCGCGCGCCAAGACGCTCGCCATCCGCGATCTCGCCGCGAAGACCCTGGACGGCACCGTGCCCACGTCGGCCCGGCTCCGCTCCCTCGAGGACGAGGAGATCGTCGAGCGGCTCACGTCGATTCGAGGGATCGGAAGGTGGACCGCGGAGATGCTCCTGATGTTCCGCCTCGGCCGCCCCGACGTGCTGCCCGCGACCGACTACGGCGTGCGAAAGGGCTTCTCCATCGCCTACCGGAAGCGCTCCCTGCCCACGCCCGCGAAGTTGCTCGCGCATGGCGAGCGATGGCGCCCCTACCGGTCGGTGGCGAGCTGGTATCTGTGGCGAGCGGTGGACCTGGGCGCGGAGAAAAAGGGCCGGAGCTGACCTAGGCGCCTGCAGCCGGCGTGACTCGAACCGCTCCGTCCGACCCGAAGTCGATCCGGCCCGCGCCCTGGGACGTCAGATCCACGGTCGTCCCTTCCGCGATTCGCCCACCGGGCCACTCGATCCCCTTTCGGAAGGTGATCCGGTGGATGGACACCTGGGTGTCCTCATCCCGCTTCCGTTCGTAGAAGTCCCCTTCGATCTCCACTCTCGTCGGCGAGGCGTAGAAGACACGGAGCACGTTCTTGCCGCCGGCCTGGACGAGCAGCGTGTGGGCATCCCTTCGCGTGTCCAGGTAACCGGCCCGTGCCGGGACGCCGTTCTGGACGATCTTGGCAGCGTCTCCCTGCTCGGATTGGACCGTGCACGTCACCCGCAATTTCGACCGTTCGAGGTCGAGCGTCAGGAACGGCGCTC
The window above is part of the Candidatus Binatia bacterium genome. Proteins encoded here:
- a CDS encoding patatin-like phospholipase family protein, whose translation is MARRLRSDLPFKRIAVVLSGGGALAAYETGVLRTLERIGLRPAIVSGASAGALNAVAWVAHDFKTSALERVWRHVDAAEIGMRWTTVALRAAGGLLLVLGLLQALVSVTGSSDLSFLALFHHGAPVGLWPTSSFLDILAWLLVAAGGFALLRSSREWEKFLARFGDPDSERRGRLWGSIILLLWSIAHFTTWLLGWPWPHRFSATLLAVTAGVWFVTRSQRAGAIARRVLFLLMPETDGRGIWGSAARRRLLARLIGVRRLERLWPGETHLILSALALDNGRVAHFVNWPATKARFHARVEASLGEVIPLVGPEEVVEAAIASSAIPVLFEPARIGGRDFVDAVAFSMHPLRAAIYDDADAAVVIVVAPSGAPPAPRPPQNPFEVWGRYLDLANWRDLQQELVALPAGWQGEALPRALCLVEPEAALPGGTLAYSPKIAARLIRRGELDALRALDRAGWLET
- a CDS encoding DNA-3-methyladenine glycosylase; the encoded protein is MPKAKRPTGPDYIDHAVRHLRDADPTLAKLMDRVGNCGFHATRSTKSPFLALAESIAYQQLNGKAAATIWGRFDALYPGTGPTPEGVLATSDEAMRGAGLSRAKTLAIRDLAAKTLDGTVPTSARLRSLEDEEIVERLTSIRGIGRWTAEMLLMFRLGRPDVLPATDYGVRKGFSIAYRKRSLPTPAKLLAHGERWRPYRSVASWYLWRAVDLGAEKKGRS